In the genome of Zobellia nedashkovskayae, the window CCAATAAACTCATTGTCCTCATAGACAACATAAGCTTCATCAAAACCACCTGAGCGATTAAAAAGTTGCTTTGTGACGAACAAAGATTGGTCTCCGCCTCTGCATATTTCATGATTGACCCGCGTAAACCAAGCAAAAAAGCTTAGAAATAGACTATTGCTGTCAAATTTCATTTGAAAACAACCAGTTTCAAAACCCTCTTCAACAGCATCTATGAGGGATTGGTCAAAATCATGTGGAGGCAACGTATCTGCATGCAGGAAATAAAGAATAACTCCTTTTGCTTTTTGGGCTCCATAATTTAGTTGTTTTGCCCTGCCTTTTTCAGAATGTATAACTCTTGCGCCATTATGTTCTGCAATAGATGTAGTATTATCTACGCTTCC includes:
- a CDS encoding TIGR04283 family arsenosugar biosynthesis glycosyltransferase; the encoded protein is MKKNRPQISIVIPVLNEAKGIAQTISYLTANSSPENIKEILIVDGGSVDNTTSIAEHNGARVIHSEKGRAKQLNYGAQKAKGVILYFLHADTLPPHDFDQSLIDAVEEGFETGCFQMKFDSNSLFLSFFAWFTRVNHEICRGGDQSLFVTKQLFNRSGGFDEAYVVYEDNEFIGRLYKSTFFKILPRHVKTSARRYQERGMVKLQYHFGIMHLKNYLGAGPDQLYDYYKRKISV